In Streptomyces sp. NBC_00483, a single window of DNA contains:
- a CDS encoding alpha/beta hydrolase, whose product MTSQYTDHLAPAGLLTRGTVIVVPGRGESRAVYERFGRRLAADAYRVRVVDTPDPSGDDLDASLDALVARLAEAADGTASESGGAPAAPLVLVGSDSGAAAVAALVADPARARRLRADAVVLAGLPGRAAATIEEWDEELDVRTSCPTHRGVLTDDTLVRRGELNTPVPAPVLELAHDSAADLPQLFLVGDADPLADRDALALTVEKSASARLAVVHGAHHDVLNDKQHRSVAAEVVTFLEALREGLTPAVTVVSSAW is encoded by the coding sequence ATGACCAGCCAGTACACCGACCACCTCGCCCCCGCGGGCCTGCTCACCCGCGGCACCGTCATCGTGGTGCCCGGACGCGGCGAGAGCCGTGCCGTGTACGAGCGGTTCGGCAGGCGGCTCGCCGCGGACGCCTACCGCGTACGGGTCGTGGACACCCCGGACCCGAGCGGCGACGACCTCGACGCCTCCCTCGACGCTCTGGTCGCGCGGCTCGCCGAAGCGGCCGACGGCACGGCGTCCGAATCCGGCGGCGCCCCGGCCGCCCCGCTGGTCCTGGTGGGCTCCGACAGCGGCGCCGCGGCGGTCGCCGCCCTCGTCGCGGACCCGGCCCGGGCCCGTCGGCTGCGTGCGGACGCCGTGGTCCTCGCGGGACTGCCGGGCAGGGCGGCCGCCACCATCGAGGAGTGGGACGAGGAACTCGACGTCCGCACCTCCTGCCCGACACACCGTGGCGTGCTCACCGACGACACCCTCGTACGCCGCGGAGAGCTGAACACACCCGTCCCGGCACCGGTCCTGGAGCTGGCCCACGACAGCGCGGCGGACCTTCCCCAGCTGTTCCTCGTCGGTGACGCCGACCCGCTGGCGGACCGCGACGCCCTCGCGCTCACGGTGGAGAAGTCGGCCTCGGCCCGGCTCGCCGTGGTCCACGGCGCCCACCACGACGTACTCAACGACAAGCAGCACCGCTCGGTGGCCGCAGAGGTCGTCACGTTCCTCGAAGCGCTGCGCGAAGGCCTGACGCCCGCGGTCACGGTCGTGTCGAGCGCGTGGTGA
- a CDS encoding LLM class flavin-dependent oxidoreductase, whose protein sequence is MPRKKIHLALHPYGVGGPGQHGLWKDPRVANNASIDINYYIRQAQAAELALFDALFVVDSQFINATYPSHYLNRLEPLTLLSAVATHTRHVGLVGTASSTYNSPYNLARRFASLDHISGGRAGWNVVTSFDTGTSRNYGFEEHLDYATRYGRALEFVEVARGLWDSYEDDAFPADVERNVFLDPAKLHELNHVGEHFRVAGPLNLSRSPQGQPVIFQAGVSEEGRDLAARVAEGIYAPGGSLQQAQEYYTDIKRRTAAHGRDPEHIKIFIHGGPVVAATDEAARRREREIFEEDNDFDRHLGLLGRSFGAYDFSVHDLDAPFPDVAHLAEKGGRTGAAKIIERARTENLTLRQVAQSLAEFRRSPFVGAPETVADRIEEWFDAGTFDGINLAFRTEEELELFVDGVVPILQKRHLFRTAYEADTLRGNLGLPIPANRHTTETASLGAQR, encoded by the coding sequence ATGCCCCGCAAGAAGATCCACCTCGCGCTGCATCCCTACGGCGTCGGCGGCCCCGGCCAGCACGGCCTGTGGAAGGACCCGCGCGTCGCGAACAACGCCAGCATCGACATCAACTACTACATACGGCAGGCGCAGGCCGCCGAACTCGCCCTGTTCGACGCCCTGTTCGTCGTCGACAGCCAGTTCATCAACGCCACCTATCCCTCCCACTACCTGAACCGGCTCGAACCCCTCACTCTGCTCTCCGCCGTGGCCACGCACACCCGGCACGTCGGCCTTGTGGGCACGGCCAGCTCGACGTACAACTCGCCGTACAACCTGGCCCGCCGCTTCGCCTCCCTCGACCACATCAGCGGCGGCCGGGCCGGCTGGAACGTCGTCACCAGCTTCGACACCGGCACCTCGCGCAACTACGGGTTCGAGGAACACCTCGACTACGCCACCCGCTACGGCAGGGCCCTGGAGTTCGTCGAGGTCGCCCGCGGCCTGTGGGACTCGTACGAGGACGACGCGTTCCCCGCCGACGTCGAGCGGAACGTGTTCCTCGACCCGGCCAAGCTGCACGAACTGAACCACGTGGGCGAGCACTTCAGGGTCGCGGGCCCGCTCAACCTCTCGCGCTCCCCGCAGGGCCAGCCGGTGATCTTCCAGGCCGGTGTCTCCGAGGAGGGCCGCGACCTTGCCGCCCGCGTCGCCGAGGGCATCTACGCGCCCGGCGGCTCCCTCCAGCAGGCCCAGGAGTACTACACCGACATCAAGCGCCGCACCGCCGCCCACGGCCGCGACCCCGAACACATCAAGATCTTCATCCACGGGGGCCCGGTCGTCGCCGCCACCGACGAGGCCGCCCGCCGCCGCGAGCGCGAGATCTTCGAGGAGGACAACGACTTCGACCGCCACCTCGGCCTGCTCGGCCGCTCCTTCGGCGCGTACGACTTCAGCGTCCACGACCTCGACGCGCCCTTCCCCGACGTCGCCCACCTCGCCGAGAAGGGCGGCAGGACGGGGGCCGCGAAGATCATCGAACGGGCCCGGACCGAGAACCTCACCCTGCGTCAAGTCGCCCAGTCCCTGGCCGAGTTCCGGCGCTCGCCGTTCGTCGGCGCGCCGGAGACGGTCGCCGACCGGATCGAGGAGTGGTTCGACGCGGGCACCTTCGACGGCATCAACCTCGCCTTCCGCACCGAGGAGGAACTCGAGCTCTTCGTCGACGGCGTCGTACCGATCCTCCAGAAGCGCCACCTGTTCCGCACCGCGTACGAGGCCGACACCCTGCGCGGCAACCTCGGCCTGCCGATCCCGGCCAACCGGCACACCACCGAAACCGCCTCCCTGGGAGCCCAGCGATGA
- a CDS encoding ABC transporter ATP-binding protein, with translation MSDNDRTGSVSSGLDISAGSVLDIASLDVHYGPRRRRRQALHGVSLSVAPGETLGLIGETGSGKSTLARAVLGLVPATSGTITVGGADVTAHSRRQWRGLRRRGVIQYVFQDPLRSLDPGLTIEESLSEPLRVGGVPRVEAGERIREFLERVRLSVELLGRLPGELSGGQRQRVAVVRALVTRPRLVILDEPVSALDSANRVQILEILKELRADGTALVFISHDLGSVAGVADRVAVLYRGELVETGATHSVVNEPQHPYTRLLLGSAPTLHGAPATRAEREALRALLPA, from the coding sequence ATGAGTGACAACGACCGTACGGGGTCGGTTAGTTCGGGCCTCGACATTTCGGCGGGTTCGGTCCTCGACATCGCCTCGCTCGACGTCCACTACGGCCCCCGCAGGCGCCGCCGCCAAGCCCTGCACGGGGTCTCGCTCAGCGTGGCGCCCGGCGAGACGCTCGGTCTGATCGGCGAGACAGGATCGGGGAAGTCCACGCTCGCCCGCGCCGTCCTCGGCCTCGTGCCCGCCACATCCGGCACGATCACCGTCGGCGGAGCGGACGTCACCGCCCACAGCCGCCGCCAATGGCGCGGCCTGCGCCGCCGGGGCGTGATCCAGTACGTCTTCCAGGACCCGCTGCGCAGCCTCGACCCGGGCCTGACCATCGAGGAGTCCCTGAGCGAACCACTGCGCGTCGGCGGCGTGCCGCGCGTGGAGGCGGGCGAGCGGATCCGCGAGTTCCTCGAACGGGTGCGGCTGAGCGTGGAGTTGCTGGGCCGACTGCCTGGCGAACTCTCCGGCGGGCAGCGTCAACGCGTCGCCGTGGTGCGGGCGTTGGTGACACGACCCCGCCTCGTCATCCTCGACGAACCCGTCAGCGCCCTCGACTCCGCCAACCGCGTCCAGATCCTGGAGATCCTCAAGGAACTGCGAGCGGACGGCACGGCCCTGGTCTTCATCTCCCACGACCTCGGCTCCGTCGCCGGCGTCGCCGACCGTGTCGCCGTCCTGTACCGCGGCGAACTCGTCGAGACCGGAGCGACGCACTCCGTCGTCAACGAGCCCCAACACCCCTACACGCGCCTCCTGCTCGGCTCCGCCCCCACCCTGCACGGCGCCCCGGCCACCCGGGCCGAACGCGAGGCGCTGCGCGCCCTGCTGCCCGCCTGA